The region GTCATCGGCACCATTTGTCCGGTGGCGTTCTTCACGTAAATACTGTTCAGCGACGATGGGTCAGCCCGATACGCGGCATCCGCCTGCGCAATGACGCGGTAGAATTTACCGAACCGGTTGAAGTCCGAGGCAAACGTGCTGCCGTAATACACCTGCATCGTTTGCAGAATATCGCTGGTCGAAACGCCGAGTTGTTTTGCTTTCTTTACGTCCAGTTCCAGCTCAAACTGGGGCGTGCCCGTATCGAACGTTGTGAAGGCAGCCGCGATTTCGGGACGCTTTTGTAGTTCCTCGATAAAGGCGTTGGCCGTGGCACTGAGCTTATCGAGTTTGCCGCCGGTCCGATCCTGTAGCAACAACTCAAAGCCATCGACGTTGCTGAATCCCGGAACCGTCGGCATGGTAAATACATCGACCCGCCCCTCTTCGACCCCCGCCACCTGCTTGCTCACCGAATCGACCACCTGCTGAAGGTCCTTGACGGCTCCCCGGTCTTCGTAGGGCTTCATTTTAACGAACCCGGCGGCATAGGATGGGCTGGCGGAGTTGGCAATCATGTTGAACCCACTGATTTCGATATGCTGCTCGACGGCGGGCGTTTTGTGCAGAATGCCTTCAATTTTGTCGGCTACTTTCTGAGTTCGCTGCAACGATGATCCCGCCGGAAGTTTCAGCGAGTAGGCGATAAACCCCTGATCCTCCGAGGGAATAAAACCCGTTGGTGTGGTCCGCATCAGAAAAACCGTGACGGCCGTTACCAACGTCAGTCCGCTCAGACCGACCCATTTGTTGCGGATTAGAAACCGAAGGCTCCTGACATACTTGCTGGTCAGGGAGGTAAAGCCCGCGTTGAAGGCGTCGAAGAAGCGAGTCAGGAAGCCTTTTTTTGCGTAAACGTGGTCGTCGTCGCCATGCGGGTTTTTTAAAAGTAGTGCACAGAGCGCCGGACTCAGCGTGAGCGCGTTTACCGCTGAAATCAGAATGGCGATAGCCAGCGTGAAGGCGAACTGCTGATAGAAAACCCCCGCCGGCCCATTCATGAACCCGACCGGCACGAATACAGCCGCCATCACCAGTGTAATGGAAATGATAGCTCCTGAAATTTCCTGCATGGATTGGATCGTTGCCGACCGCGCCGACTGTCGGCTTTTTTCCATCTTGGCGTGAACGGCTTCGACCACCACAATCGCATCATCGACCACGATACCGATGGCCAGTACCAGCGCAAAAAGCGTCAGCAAGTTGATCGTAAAGCCAAACAACTGCATGAAAAAGAACGTACCGACAATGGCAACGGGCACCGCAATGGCCGGAATAAGCGTGGAGCGAAAGTCCTGTAGAAACAGAAATACGACAATAAATACCAGGATAAAGGCTTCGATCAGCGTGTGCGTTACCTGATCGATGGATTCATCAAGGAACGTTTTGGTGCTGTAGCCGATGGTATAGTTTATGCCTTTGGGAAAGGCTCCGGCGGCTTTGTCCATAATGGACAGAATCGCTACCTGAATGTCGTTGGCGTTCGAGCCTGCCATCTGGTTAATCGCAATGCCGACGCTGGGCTTGCCATTCACGCGGGTGTCGCCACTGTAGGTGAAGGAGCCAAATTCAATCCGCGCGACATCCTTGAGTTGAATGAGCGAGCCATCGGTATTCGCTTTCAGGATGATGTTTTCGTACTGCTCCGGCTGGTTGAGTTTTCCCTTGTACTTAATCACATACTCGAAGGCTTCCCGGCTGTTCTCCCCAATTTTACCCGGTGCCGCTTCCAGATTCTGCTCCCGAATGGCACTTAGTACTTCCTGGGGCGATAAACCAAGCGCGACCAACCGGTCCGGTTTGAGCCAGACCCGCATCGAATAATCCTTCACGCCAAAGACCATCACCTGTCCTACGCCGTTGACCCGCTGCAACTCCGGAATCAGGTTTATTTTGGCGTAGTTCTGCAAAAACGTTTCGTCGTAAGCCTCTTCGTTGCTGTTCAGGTTGAGGATCATGATCATGCTGTTCTGCTGCTTCTGCGTCGAAATGCCGGCCTGAATTACTTCGGCCGGCAGCAGGCTCGTGGCTTTGGCCACCCGGTTCTGTACGTTCACAGCCGCCAGATCGGGGTTGGTGCCCAGCTTGAAATAAATGTTGATCGCCACCGACCCGTCATTACCCGACGAGGAGGTCATGTACGTCATATTCTCGACCCCGTTGATGGCCTCTTCGAGGGGCGTAGCGACGGAACGGGCCACCACGTCGGCGTTGGCACCAGGGTACGATGCGGCCACTTGCACGCTGGGGGGAGCGATTTCGGGAAACTGCGTGACAGGGAGCGACAGCAGGGAGATGACGCCCAGAATAACCAGCAGGGTCGAAATGACCGTGGCCAGTACCGGGCGTTCGATGAACAATTTAAACATAGACGAACCAGAAGCGTCTCGACCCGATAGATTGGGCCGGAACGATGAAAAGGAATAAAATAGCTTACTGCACGCGGGCGGCTGTCAGGCTGTCGGTGGCAACCAGTCGCGGGTTAATTACATCGCCGTCACGAAGCCGGTCCAGCCCTTGCCGAACGATGCGTTCGCCGGGCTGAATACCCTTCGTGATTAGGTAAAAATTGCCGCTTTTGCTTGCAATCTGGAGGGGCTTACTCACCACTTTATTGCTGTCGGCCAAGGCATAAACGAACACCCGATCCTGCCGCTCGAACGTAGCTTCCTGCGGTACGACAACCGCCAGCGGATGCGTTTGCGGAATACGCACGCGCCCGGTGATGCCGGACCGTAGCAACCCCTCGGCATTTGGAAAAACGGCCCGGAAGCTAATGGAGCCCATCGTTTTGTCGAAT is a window of Spirosoma linguale DSM 74 DNA encoding:
- a CDS encoding transporter, hydrophobe/amphiphile efflux-1 (HAE1) family (TIGRFAM: transporter, hydrophobe/amphiphile efflux- 1 (HAE1) family~PFAM: acriflavin resistance protein~KEGG: mfa:Mfla_0373 hydrophobe/amphiphile efflux-1 HAE1) → MFKLFIERPVLATVISTLLVILGVISLLSLPVTQFPEIAPPSVQVAASYPGANADVVARSVATPLEEAINGVENMTYMTSSSGNDGSVAINIYFKLGTNPDLAAVNVQNRVAKATSLLPAEVIQAGISTQKQQNSMIMILNLNSNEEAYDETFLQNYAKINLIPELQRVNGVGQVMVFGVKDYSMRVWLKPDRLVALGLSPQEVLSAIREQNLEAAPGKIGENSREAFEYVIKYKGKLNQPEQYENIILKANTDGSLIQLKDVARIEFGSFTYSGDTRVNGKPSVGIAINQMAGSNANDIQVAILSIMDKAAGAFPKGINYTIGYSTKTFLDESIDQVTHTLIEAFILVFIVVFLFLQDFRSTLIPAIAVPVAIVGTFFFMQLFGFTINLLTLFALVLAIGIVVDDAIVVVEAVHAKMEKSRQSARSATIQSMQEISGAIISITLVMAAVFVPVGFMNGPAGVFYQQFAFTLAIAILISAVNALTLSPALCALLLKNPHGDDDHVYAKKGFLTRFFDAFNAGFTSLTSKYVRSLRFLIRNKWVGLSGLTLVTAVTVFLMRTTPTGFIPSEDQGFIAYSLKLPAGSSLQRTQKVADKIEGILHKTPAVEQHIEISGFNMIANSASPSYAAGFVKMKPYEDRGAVKDLQQVVDSVSKQVAGVEEGRVDVFTMPTVPGFSNVDGFELLLQDRTGGKLDKLSATANAFIEELQKRPEIAAAFTTFDTGTPQFELELDVKKAKQLGVSTSDILQTMQVYYGSTFASDFNRFGKFYRVIAQADAAYRADPSSLNSIYVKNATGQMVPMTTFVTLKRVYGPEAITRNNLFTSVAINGQAKPGYSTGDAIRAVEEVAKQSLPVGYTYEWTGMTREEIAAGSQSSLIFGLSLVFVYFLLAAQYESYVLPWAVLLSIPTGILGVFGFINLAGIDNNIYVQVGLIMLIGLLAKNAILIVEFAIQRRQAGMGLVASALDAAKLRLRPILMTSFAFIVGLVPLMSATGASAKGNHSISIGTAGGMLTGVLLGLFIIPVLFVIFQGIQEKIIRPKTAEERKALAEEAFANNPLTRN